From the Astyanax mexicanus isolate ESR-SI-001 chromosome 12, AstMex3_surface, whole genome shotgun sequence genome, the window ATCCGTGTAGTATTTCAtgaatgatttttcttttttatttaatactgttcaatgtaaaacttaaaatctaaatTGAGAGTATGACTTCACATTTCTTCCCCCTGGCCAGATTTTGTTTGACCCCACTATGaccaagaaaaagaagaaaaagaagaagatgaagcCTTTTATGGCAGATGAGGAAGGTGAGGGGGGAGAGGAAACACAGCAGAGCGAGACCCATGAAGCTGAGCCAGAAGCAGGAGAGGAACGTGAAGTCGAGCCTGAGGAGGATGAAGCGAAGAGAAAAGGTAGGACTGGACAAGCATACTGATGTTTGTTAGCTGAAGTATTTAGATATATTGGTCGTTAAGTTTAATTGTATGCTTAAATCTGATTGTTTATGTTTCTTTAGAACTAACAGACGATTTGGATGATTTGAACTTCTTAaaccagaagaaaaagaaaaagaagcctAAGAAAAAGTTTAACGATGATGTTGAAGAGGGCATGAAGGTTGGTAGCCATTTAGTCTATGACAAAGTAAAAATCAATATCTTAATTGAGTACACCATCCGATCCAGGTTGACATGAGCAGTGTTGCTCCTCAGTTTCTTCATTATATAGCCTAAGCTACCAGTGAAACAATACTATTAGTCATGTGGCTTTATCATTTGGCATACTTAAATGGGTGTGGTAAGTTACAGACAGGTTGTATGTTTggctgttaatttttttatttattttagttcatgttttttttagtctgccattgtgtttgtataaacttacttaaattaataatattaaatctgTATATTGCCATTCTGTCTAGGAGTTAAAGATAGAGGGTGAGCAGCTGGAGATGTTGGAAGATGATGATGTAATGAGGGTGAAGAAAGTGGAATTTGTGGATGACTTTGATGCTTTTGATAAAGATGATGGTAAGTATTTTCTTAGACCTCATGATAAAATTATATTGCCGTTTTCTGCAATTCAGTAAACATTAAGCTTCAAATATCAGCATCATCATTTTCAGGatataaatacaaacatttaCTCTACATACAGATGACAGGAGAATATTTAGCACTGTGTTGTTACCTTTTTACTGTATTGATAGTTGCCTTTATCTGTTTTATTGCACAACCTGAACCtaactgtgtgtgttttatgttaaatgtatattCTTTTGGTTGCAGCCATGGAAGAGGATGAGGGTAAAAATACAGATGGCATCACTTTTAGCTCCCAGACTGGACCAACGTGGGCAGGGACAGAGAGAGATTACACGTATGATGAGGTACTCATACCCATTCTGCATACTGGTGCAGTGCATGGGTTGACCCACTACATATATATGGAAGTGAAATTGCTTCTTGAGCTGTCTGTCATGAGGTTTTTTTtagtctgctttttttttttgcagtgtactgtaaaaaaaaaaaaaaaaaaaaaaaggcccaaCTTTGTACTCTGATTATTGGTTCAAGGCTTCACTGTAGTGTGAATGCTGTAAAgctacattaatacattaattgatCTAGAGGTCTGATACACATGTATCTGCTCTAAACAGCTGCTGAGTCGTGTGTTTAACATCATGAGAGAGAAGAATCCTGACATGGTGGCAGGAGAGAAGAGAAAGTTTGTCATGAAACCTCCTCAGGTGGTCCGAGTGGGAACGAAGAAAACGTCCTTCGTCAACTTCACTGACATCTGCAAACTGTGAGTGATCATCCCTTTTTCTGGAAGTCAGGTCTCATTCTTTGACACGTTATGTGTTTAATGTTTCTTACCTTCTCACATTAGGCTCTTTCCTTTCAAAATAGCTGGTTTTGGGTCACATTactttttttggccaaaaaaagtttaccatattttttgcactataaggcgagCCTAAACACCttttaatgttcccaaaaatcttcactgcatcttttaatccagtgcgccttgtgtatgattTTTACCTgccaggttgtaaagagcagtaaagccacactgtCAAATAGCAGTGTTAtgcagaagtttcagtttagttctctggtaccggggctgaagtagcattagcataagctgctaatTGCTATTTCCCCGTACAAaggtgagtatttttggcctaaagccttctgctaaccctggctagcataattagcattacccgctaaccgtacTCGTTggcctggacaatattttgatatcggtatttatcgcgataagaaatgtttcaataacggtgatatcatttttgaggcatattgatatgtataatttacagaatctgtctctgcctctgttgtaatgtaaagttatctatattggtaatatgtatattaccaggttataggtttgtgtttgacagagatgtcatgtttttattttgctacatgcaaataaaagtgagcattaatTTATTCTGACCGTTTTTTAGTTCTaaagtattttacagtttttgtgagaggaggctttaaagacttaaattaaaatattagacagtagtgtacatatttccattgcagggattcttagcagttgtTCTgtggccttcaaagtatttatatcgatatcgaaattatatcgtatcgaccgatattaaggaatatatcgtgatagaaattttggccatatcgtccagcactacgcACTCGCCATTTCCAGGTTCAGAGGGGAGAATTATcaccctgtagcctgctgttaaccctggctagcactgccagagcagcctagtgctggagacatttaggaatctaagcttactgtcaatAAAAGGAAGCGCCTTACTCAcctgagagaaatctgtgtagattaacattcagagcTCGCTTCAttataattttgtttacttagcttagctttacttaacttagttagctgccCCCTACTACCACCCAGCTgtcagacctgctgaattagaagttccctatagtgtctcttaaaacgcTTATTAGAATTGcgccttatgtttgaaaatagaccagaaaaaaaccTTCactgataatgcgccttataatccggtgcgtcttatagtgcaaaaaatacggtaatgtatttatttattttttttttcctcttctttcgGAAAGGAGATGCTTGGCAATGTTGCTTAGATAGTTATGTAACTGGAAAACAGTGCAGTTACATTGTTTTAAGGAGCATTACacttttaattaatagtttataCTGCCTGTTTAGAATATGCAGCCTTAAGCCTTTTAGACCCAACTAATGCTTTCCATGCTTTATACCAACATATTTTGTAAGCTTAGTGACTTTAATGATGTTTTTGTGTGCACTTCTCTGCAGCTTACATCGTCAGCCCAAACATCTCCTGGCCTTCTTATTGGCTGAATTGGGAACATGGTAAACAGTGACGTCGTACCATATGTTTGTTttattgcgtgtgtgtgtgttgtagtaaCGCATATGATGTGTTCTGTTTTCTAGTGGCTCCATAGATGGAAATAATCAGCTGGTGATTAAAGGACGATTCCAACAAAAACAAATAGAGAACGTTTTGAGGAGATACATCAGTAAGTCCAGTGATGTTAAGATACTGGTTCTGAAATCTTAGTTGGATATTTATTGGATGCACCTACTAAAAAGGTGCACCAGTCAAACATATCCAGATCATATGGCCACAAACAAATCTTGGCAGTCCCTTTCTTATGGTCATGTGTTGATATTTTAAGATTGTTTGAGACTTCATGCATCTTGTGCTCTACTATGTATCTTGATAGTACAGTCTGACATGGTCATGTTGGCATTTTTATAGCACTCATATATGTCTGTAACCTAAAATGACAAAACAGTAGGGCGTAAGACAGTTTAATAAAGACAGGTGATGGCTCCTCCAAAACCCCTTGAAAAGATTTTCGTCATCTGCGACTAATGTGCTGCACCTGATTCTAAGTACTACAGACATTTTTAGTAGCGATAAATGTGgtgtgtgtttactttttttCACAAGTAAACAACATTTCTgttgtataattacattttatgtaATTAAATTTGATGATTAAATGATCaaaatttttattatattattctcTTAATAGTGTTATTGTggtgtgttttagtttttttctgtaaatttgaTATCAGTACATCTGTATGCAGGTTTGTCACTTgtcatttcatgttttatctcacGGCTTTCCTTTCACAGAGGAATATGTGACATGTCACACCTGCCGCTCGCCGGACACAATCCTCCAGAAGGACACACGACTCTACTTCCTGCAGTGCGAGACGTGTCATTCGCGCTGCTCCGTCGCCAGCATCAAGACAGGTTTCCAGGCCGTCACTGGAAAAAGAGCGCAGCTCCGCGCCAAAGCCAACTAATAAGGCATCCGCTCCTCTCTCTGATCCCAACCTTTCTGGTTCCCACCCTGTTCTGCCCTTTAAAGTCAACAAGCCACCACTCCAGCCTAAAACTCGGACTGCTCAGTGTTGCTGCAGGGCAGAATGGGAGTCCTTTTGGATTTGGACTTCTGACTGTGGAGTAGGTTAGAATTGATTTGCTGAAATGATGTAAGAGAATACCCTAATGTATAGTATCTGATGGAAGGCTGGGAAGGCTAAGCAACCAGCATAATGACACTGGGTCATACTTTGTTGACCACTTTGCTCAGAAGGATAGCTCatacctctttttttttctttccttttttattttacatttcatcattgTCACACCTCATATCTTCAAAATGATAACTTTACAGGTAAAGAAAAAAACCGTCTCAAATCAGTTAAATTAGcaatttaactttaactttaaaaagttatttaaaaacatattttattaatcaTTACTGGTAAAAATATTACATTGATAATTAAATAACTTTTATGTGGTCCTTGCATAGGTAACATCTGAACTCATGCCCTCCTGAAAGTAGATTGTTACTGTATCGCAGCAGTACAGACTGAACATagaaatttataaaatataaaaacatgttaATCTGGCagtaattctttacatttcatgtTTCAAAATGTCATTTCATGATTTCATTAGATATAACAAATGCTCCAAtacttgaaataaaatctttttacactgacttccatttaaaTGTAAGATTTGTTCTTTCTTTGTAAAGCTGATTTTGAAGATACAAATATTTTGTGTGGCAGTAATGATCTAAgtatagtatttatatttatataaaacctgTATGAGCTGGAGTTGGTGGAATGGTCCTCCAGGAAAGTGGTTTACGTGAAGACCCTCCTGATTTTTGAAATgtttaaagttttgttttttgttttttttacgcaGGAGTGGTTTATTTGtgggtttttattttgtttaaattttgcTGATTTAAACACCTGCGTGACAAACCCTCACATGGCTTTTGCTTGTTTTGCTGAAATGAAACTGTTCTTGAGGAACTGACTTTTGCATATTAAAACTAATCCTCTTTAAACAGTGGAACAGGTTTTGAGATGTACAGAAAATGTGATGATTGTGCAGGTTTAAAACTGTGGGACAGCAGATATGAGTGTTTAGGCTTAAAGTAGGAGGGATATAATTGTTTTAaacaggtgtatatatatatatatatatataatgcatcaTCCAACCTACTGTTTGGAATCAAGTGTAAAGATAAAACATGACATATGATCATGGAGATAAATTACCACTAGATGGAGCTCGGATGTATTGGTGGCAAAGGAATAAAGGGGTCATGAACACAATTatatattttaccaaataaaacatTCTGATATTGTTTGTAAACATCATTAAAGTTCCTGAATATGGCAAAACAGCCTATATGCACAAGCAAAGCTTTACACTCTATTTTTGGTAAACTGTGCCTTATTATTGCACAGTAAAGATACAGAAGAGTAAGTTTTAGAATGTGATTCATTTTCTGTATTATGTTTTTGCCAATACATTTACTATATacactgaaatacagctctggaaaaaatgaagagaccaattcattatctgaatcagtttctctgattttgcaatttataggtttatgtttgtgtaaaaaataacattgttgttttattctataaactacagacaatatttcttccaaattcaaaataaaaaacataatttagagcatttatttgcagaaaacgagaaatgcctgaaataacaaaaaagatgcagagctttcagacctcaaataatgcaaagaaaacaagttcatatgcaagtttaagagttcagataaccctagtttttaatcacagttttaatgcatcttggcatgttcttcaccagtcttacacactgcttctggaaactttaggcttttttatttttaatgtttttttgatttggtaaaatgtttaagtgctctcttgtttttttttctccagggcTGTATGCTGCTCTGTAATGAAATGAAATCAGAAGTCCAAAAAATAgtgcaaataaactaaaatattccatgttctttattattttagtacattttaatAGGAGCTTCCCtggagacttttattatgaaaacaAAATGGCGGGTTAGTGATAATGGCTAACCTCtcactggtgatgctaactgttttccaaTCTGAATTAATGGCtaatgtttgataacagatgcgTGGAACTTTGCTTGTTAGATTGGTAGGTTCTTTGGTTTGATATAACATGTAGATAATTATTTTAGTTCACTCCAGTTTTTAGATATTGACCTCAGAACACTGGAATGCAGCTAacggctcaatgctagctaaaTTAACAGCCCACCTTAGCATTGGAGGATTAAAAGATATTAGCCCTGATGCTAGATATTAGATAtggtaagttctgctgtttgatatgatgtgttTAAGATATTGTTAcattactctggtcttcagttatgaaggTTAGAACACCAGCACAGGCTACTGTACcggttatttttgtttttctatctGAATTCTGCCTTTATTTCTCAATTTCATGGTTCCATAAGTCACAGAAAATCCTAGTTGACAGATAAAGTCCTGGAGGACTGCTTGTGTAGGTAAAATCAGGGGACTTATGTACCCTACACACTCTGGCCTTATGAGTCTgggcattgtcctgcattagcgTTAAGTCTAAAAAAAAGGTCTAAAAGCAGCAATTCTACTTTTACTAGAGTAATATTTTACCCTGGGTACAGTGGggcaaaaaaaatgtctttagtCAGCCACTGATTGTGCAAGTTCTCCTACTTAGATCTGAAGAGTAACAgtaattatactttgggttgattcacaaatatctttcagttaattatactttgggttgattcacaaatatctttcagttatgattacttattttagtgacataatcattgtgtggaacatttttcaatatgcataaccaatactcacattgtatctgatcatttttattactcacagtgtattttacacgcatttatataaaagattaatcaataatcacaatatatcctttacacacatagtaaaacactgtttgatcgaGCATGTGATTAACACcacccttattatgacaaattaacccacatgatacatttactaacacattaacatataacatatgagatgtagctcaggcttgaagaattttgtttactgcatgaccctaactaacgttcatcaattcgactggtacggggcgaaaattgctacaaaaaggctattagatcaaagcagcctttggaTGAGTGattgcctccctaaaaaacctctacttcaaagcggggggtgacgcatactcacacagatagtgccacgatgttccattctggaagaacacagtcaaggtcaacactagtggtccggtcagacacgtgaaacttgagtactaacacgtgaaattatgcatattaacatgagctaatcgttagtaacgcctcatcagcaggttccacgtcatttggggtataaaacatggagtcagatcagagggggtcagaacttttactgagATGGCTGTAAAACTGTCTGTTTGTACTaagttctcctgaattcagtaataaatacttgctttgctttcaacttcactccactgtctgactctctctatcaaacgaacacgctggggagttgtaccccggacgagaggtggggggtagcccacctttcatttttcatttttcattttgcatTTTTACAACAGATCATAGGTACATTCCGACTATGAGAGacgaaatgagaaaataaaaaatccagGAAATAACtttgtaggatttttttttattatttgtaaattaTGGTGGAAAATTAGTATTTGGACATCCAAAAACAAGCAAGATTTTTGGCTCTCACAGACCAACTAAATTTAAAGTAATTACAGCGAGCATGTTAAAAACTActgttaaaacatgcattgtggaaTAGTCTTTATAGGGTAAATGAATCTGGTCATTTTAAGAGACCATTTAACAAGAATAACCGGAGCATTGGCATCAGAAGCATTTTTAAAGTGGGGGAGACACATTCCTTTTTTATGAATTAGGTCTATTTCAACAGATTTAAACACCTAATTTTACCTACAAAAGTGATTAAATTCTGTGACAATCAGACACTGCTCCCTTATCAGCTGCTCACTAAGCTCTACAGAAACATTGTCTATGACATATATTTACACAAttaagcttagctaagctaactttaaccacatttcaacacaaaagcagctacacatcatactttaGCTTTACACAATTTCGTCCTTAGATGCTTTAAAGTGTGACACAGGTGGTTTAActgttaataaaataacaataaaaatgaacttttttcctttaaatatgTATTCAAATAGTAGGGAAATCCAACATGGCTACAAACTATTGTATGTTAAACAACTAATTGATTTACATAACGTTATATGTCCCTTATCAATTTAATAGCGGCGACGCCCGTGAACCAGACAAAGTGCTCTGAAGTCTTGAAATGAGAAACTAAAGCatcgcccgaacagggacttgaaccctggaccctcagattaaaagtctgatgctctaccgactgagctatccgggctcTATGCATTTTGATTTTTATGGTCACCTGATAGTCGCCATTACTTAATTGTTAGCGCACAATCACGTgtctttaaaaatgattaatagaGCTGTGTGTCATGCGCACACATACAAACCCTGTGGCCGTTTAGCTCagctgacctcgtggcgcaacggtagcgcgtctgactccagatcagaaggttgcgtgttcaaatcacgtcggggtcaatgTTTCTTTACTGCAAACCGACAGTATGAAAAGCCGTACTGCTGCTTGTGACTGTAATATGTTTCTGAGCTTTAGAAGAAATAAATGAGATGCGGTTTCCTCACACTAGGATGAGCTCAACTGGATCGCAATTAAGACAGAATAAATTGTTGTCAAttatgtactttttaaaaaaggaatCACAGTTGTTAAATctgcatttaaccaaatgtttggCATCACCCTTCCCTTTATTTTGGAAATGACTGTATTTCCCCCTTATTCTGTCATGCCCAATTTCAAAAGTTTGTTTCTTCTATTTTGTGTTTCGTTAGAATGCttgttgtgtgtatgtatgtgtgtgtatgtgaaagcTGGTTAGGTATACTGTAAATAAGGTAAAATAGCCTTTTGGAATGTTGGGCTAGCATATAGCTACTTTATGATAATTTATGACAAGCAGTACAACCAAAACCATATAATATGTACTGACAGATTATTCTAACAAAGGTAAAAGAAACCaacagaataaggtggatatacAGTCCCCTTCTAATCGTAAGAGTGGGGTCAAACACTATTTCTTCTGTAGACTGAAAAaagacaaccaaaaaaaaaaaaagactaccaTAGTAtgtaataccttagcaaccacctggaatatgtttgcaaccgcctagcaacacaccagcaaccaccacagatataaTAGCAATAACTCAACACCACCTTAACAAATCCCAGTATTACCTTAGCAACATCTTATCAGCAAccacagacatcatagcaacaacctagcatcaGCTTAGCGAAACCTTAGCAAGCACCTGGAATAATTTAACAATGACttatgctgtccatacactacacgactttaaaaagactctgaaaTAACTTTTAACAGACTTAAGTCTGACACCCTCTTACATCTacatctaaagactcgtcacagactttttatttgcagactaagattttgcaaggactggggatcactaactggaagactgcaactagattctttcaaAGATTATTACCCATCATGCtcctggtggagtttacataccatacatattacatattacattataAATAATGTTCATATCAATACAACTTTTGTAACCATTTGTAACAGTTTATtattctgccacactgttaggtttttgtcctttttttaataaaatacattttgtgttcaactatAAGGGGCCtataagcccccccccccccccttttttttttttgctacaaccttgtgtTGCAAAGAATCACAGTGTCACTGCTATACAtttacctttgttttagatagaattaatgcaataaagaacataattcttgcaaaatgtgtatttattaaactttttttttataaaaaaataacactgcacaataagacaaagtaactttaaatataatgacatttgtatacatatatatatatatatacatatcattatatataattacattacattacatttggcagacaatTTTGTCTAAAGCgcacaaaaataatagaatttaaaggtaaaaacatctttagacagtgcttaaaggaggtcaaaaggaaataatgggatagaggagtaaaggaggggaaagAACCATGTAAGGCATATTAACAGccaaatgtgttctttttcaaatcATTTGTAAACAGGGAcataaaatattcttgccttgcggcttccTGTATCCACTCGGTAGACCGCTTTAATCGCGCCTCCTACCACATTGGTTAGTCTGAGAGATCACGTGTTCGCAGCCGCTACGTTCCGATATAATAAAAGTCCCGAATAGTCAGATATCAGTTATTATGACCGCAGGAATATTATCAGTGTCTAGATTTGCGTGCAAAGACTTTCTCCAGTCTGACTGAATTAATTCCGATTACAAAATCTGACTAAAGTGTTTGTACACGCTACTCATGTGAGGAAAAAATTATATGTAACAGGAATGTACGCTGTAAAAGTAATAGAGCCCAAAATGATACACGTGTAGAATACTACTGATTTTTCTCTGTACCTGgatattttgtttaaattcattatattaatacattcatacatttaaatgtaatatggtCAAACCATTGTTCATCTTCTGTACTACACACTCATGAACAAGGTACCAGTCCCAccatgcatgacaaaaaaaaacctttggatgAAATTCATGGTGGAAGTAAGTCTACTAAAAAATCCAGCTCTtaatctgaaaataaataaattacattgacAGGTTATAGTTTATAATTATAGTTATTGGTTTTTTTCATAAACAattgtttataatttataatattattatttattatgttgcgGCTATATCAAtcagatgattaaaaaaaaacatggaatttaggTTAAAAAGGTGACATATGCTATTATTTGCTGTCTGTCCTTCAAGAGAAAAGTGCAGTGTCATTTCTTCCTTTGCCTCAATGATGATATCATAAAagccaatttttaattttatagggGGTAAATTGAATGGTGTGACCGCATGCGTAGGCTTAGGGTCCCTAACGCCACTAGGGGGGTACGCCAAGAGCACCAAGACACcatgataaaaaatacatgttttaaaataacgTTGAATAATACAAATGAAAGGGTACGACGGCGTTTAAgagccatacaaaaaaaaaatagttcacttcgagaataaagacataatattacgagagtaaagagtaatattacgagaataaagtcgtgtATAAATGCATAATGTTAtgagaataaagacgtaatattacgagaataaagacgtaatattacgagaataaagtcgggAAATttaagggaaatgtagttctaactgcgtgggttcagggccggagtgggcccctttttcagcccgggagtttcatgcccaaatccAGCCATATATTCCATGgagcaggaatttgaataaataaaacagcagatagatcttacaatgcctttttattgcatataagtacaagtatatgttggtaaattaacagaacacccttcacttaaacatgtttcattcaaatttaaatcagataaagatttaaaaggtaaaaaatagtaattttatgaattaatattacttagaagtagtgctgggcgatatgggaaaatctttttttatatcacgataacgatatatatgaTGATATACCccatttatataaatcaattataaataaatgaacaaatacgAAAATGAAggtatttaatctgtaatttcagttcgttttagtttttcttttatttaccgttttaattagtttcagttaaggagaagtttcgctaacaataagacttggttaTTTAGCTATATTGTAATgccatatatataaaattaaaatagtattaaaaaacagatgcc encodes:
- the LOC103026522 gene encoding eukaryotic translation initiation factor 2 subunit 2, with the protein product MSEDEILFDPTMTKKKKKKKKMKPFMADEEGEGGEETQQSETHEAEPEAGEEREVEPEEDEAKRKELTDDLDDLNFLNQKKKKKKPKKKFNDDVEEGMKELKIEGEQLEMLEDDDVMRVKKVEFVDDFDAFDKDDAMEEDEGKNTDGITFSSQTGPTWAGTERDYTYDELLSRVFNIMREKNPDMVAGEKRKFVMKPPQVVRVGTKKTSFVNFTDICKLLHRQPKHLLAFLLAELGTCGSIDGNNQLVIKGRFQQKQIENVLRRYIKEYVTCHTCRSPDTILQKDTRLYFLQCETCHSRCSVASIKTGFQAVTGKRAQLRAKAN